From Spirosoma aerolatum, one genomic window encodes:
- a CDS encoding GrpB family protein has product MELIKLQKHDDQWASIFNLEQQKLFNVLAQQVDNIHHVGSTAVPDLMAKPIIDIAIEASTFPPSQTIIDQLATIDYIYKGEAGIEGRHWFIKGNPRQFNLHYCSIQSEVVKNQLKLRDKLIENESFRREYERIKRKNLKNKDIDSPEYALAKSDFIQKVIPSNNG; this is encoded by the coding sequence ATGGAATTAATAAAGCTGCAAAAACACGACGACCAATGGGCGTCAATTTTCAATCTGGAGCAACAGAAGCTTTTTAACGTACTGGCGCAGCAGGTCGATAACATTCACCACGTAGGTAGTACAGCGGTTCCCGACTTAATGGCAAAACCGATTATTGACATCGCTATAGAAGCCAGTACATTTCCTCCCTCACAGACCATTATTGACCAACTTGCCACAATCGACTATATATATAAAGGAGAAGCAGGTATTGAAGGCCGGCATTGGTTCATAAAAGGGAATCCAAGACAATTCAATCTTCACTATTGCTCCATCCAATCTGAGGTTGTAAAAAATCAACTGAAACTACGAGACAAACTAATCGAGAACGAATCGTTTCGACGAGAATATGAACGCATAAAACGCAAAAATCTCAAAAATAAAGACATCGATAGCCCAGAATACGCGCTAGCGAAATCGGATTTC